The Raphanus sativus cultivar WK10039 chromosome 2, ASM80110v3, whole genome shotgun sequence genome includes a region encoding these proteins:
- the LOC108826080 gene encoding uncharacterized protein LOC108826080 isoform X1, with translation MQNNKVQLPQKYSLEKVPQYQKIQVCILCIAWGNKCSEGILKGIPITIWLKEDSVTLELFMIDSLNPWLVGRYFPAVGVTEKFSMNLHCPTCSFLTRPRKTLLQENRVDGVYTKSCKPMIKVQKISSLSRAEKLEDETGRRVLY, from the exons ATGCAGAATAATAAG gttCAACTTCCACAAAAATATTCCCTTGAGAAGGTCCCTCAATACCAGAAGATACAGGTATGTAT TTTGTGTATAGCATGGGGTAACAAATGTTCGGAGGGCATACTGAAAGGGATTCCAATTACAATATGGCTCAA AGAGGATTCGGTGACGTTGGAGCTATTTATGATCGACAGCTTGAATCCATGGCTAGTCGGTCGGTACTTTCCAGCAGTTGGGGTCACTGAGAAATTCTCAATGAACCTCCACTGTCCAACGTGCAGTTTCTTAACACGACCAAGGAAGACTCTTTTGCAG GAAAATCGGGTCGATGGAGTGTATACCAAGTCCTGTAAACCAATGATAAAGGTCCAAAAGATATCGTCTCTTTCACGTGCTGAAAAGCTAGAAGATGAAACTGGTAGAAGAGTGTTATATTGA
- the LOC130507940 gene encoding transcription factor SRM1-like has translation MTVEEVSDGSSAWSRDDDIAFERALASYTDESEEKWEKIAADVPGKSVEQIKEHYELLVEDVSNIESGCVPLPSYGSPQGGSTGGGGDDGGSTKKGGGNESNQGSKAKADQERRKGIAWTEDEHRLFLLGLDKYGKGDWRSISRNFVVTRTPTQVASHAQKYFIRLNSMNKERRRTSIHDITSVGDADVSTPQGPITGQNNNNNNNNNNNNGSASAAAGVAGGGGNNPAKQAASQPPPTYGTPSIGQPVVGTPVSLPAPPHMAFAAPVPGAPVNMSQMPYTMPRTPTAHR, from the exons ATGACTGTGGAGGAAGTTAGTGATGGTTCTTCTGCGTGGAGTAGGGATGATGATATAGCCTTCGAGAGAGCTCTTGCTAGTTACACAGATGAATCCGAGGAAAAGTGGGAGAAGATTGCTGCAGATGTTCCGGGGAAAAGCGTTGAGCAGATTAAAGAACACTACGAGCTTTTAGTTGAGGATGTTAGTAATATCGAATCAGGATGCGTCCCACTTCCTTCCTACGGTTCTCCTCAGGGAGGATcaactggtggtggtggtgatgatggaGGAAGTACTAAGAAAGGAGGAGGAAATGAGTCTAATCAGGGAAGTAAAGCAAAGGCAGATCAAGAACGGAGAAAGGGTATTGCCTGGACCGAGGATGAGCACAG GTTGTTTCTTCTTGGTTTGGATAAGTACGGGAAAGGTGACTGGCGTAGCATTTCTCGTAACTTCGTGGTGACAAGAACACCGACTCAAGTCGCTAGCCACGCTCAGAAGTACTTCATTCGTCTGAACTCGATGAACAAAGAGAGAAGACGAACGAGCATTCACGACATCACTAGTGTTGGTGACGCAGATGTCTCAACGCCACAAGGACCGATCACCGGTCagaacaataacaacaacaacaacaacaacaacaacaacggttctgcttctgctgctgctggtgttgctggaggaggaggaaacaATCCAGCAAAGCAAGCCGCCTCTCAACCACCTCCTACGTACGGAACACCAAGCATAGGTCAACCAGTAGTTGGAACACCTGTGAGCCTCCCAGCTCCACCTCACATGGCTTTTGCTGCTCCAGTCCCTGGTGCACCAGTGAACATGAGCCAGATGCCGTACACCATGCCGCGTACACCAACGGCTCATAGGTAA
- the LOC108826080 gene encoding uncharacterized protein LOC108826080 isoform X2, which produces MQNNKVQLPQKYSLEKVPQYQKIQDSLCIAWGNKCSEGILKGIPITIWLKEDSVTLELFMIDSLNPWLVGRYFPAVGVTEKFSMNLHCPTCSFLTRPRKTLLQENRVDGVYTKSCKPMIKVQKISSLSRAEKLEDETGRRVLY; this is translated from the exons ATGCAGAATAATAAG gttCAACTTCCACAAAAATATTCCCTTGAGAAGGTCCCTCAATACCAGAAGATACAG GATAGTTTGTGTATAGCATGGGGTAACAAATGTTCGGAGGGCATACTGAAAGGGATTCCAATTACAATATGGCTCAA AGAGGATTCGGTGACGTTGGAGCTATTTATGATCGACAGCTTGAATCCATGGCTAGTCGGTCGGTACTTTCCAGCAGTTGGGGTCACTGAGAAATTCTCAATGAACCTCCACTGTCCAACGTGCAGTTTCTTAACACGACCAAGGAAGACTCTTTTGCAG GAAAATCGGGTCGATGGAGTGTATACCAAGTCCTGTAAACCAATGATAAAGGTCCAAAAGATATCGTCTCTTTCACGTGCTGAAAAGCTAGAAGATGAAACTGGTAGAAGAGTGTTATATTGA
- the LOC130507939 gene encoding uncharacterized protein At5g08430-like gives MGDITWVEEGNSNLTSSRKRKARPKRFEFVGWGSRQLIEFLQSIGKDTTTKISRFEVSETISRYIAENGLVDSSSKKRATCDDRLMSLFGVKSILRIKVYDLLEKHYEENRDDADFDYLYEDEAAQIVSRSEKVVRIRKVVREKPRGGAFAAIVSENVKLVYLRKSLVQELVKSRDGFEGKMLGSFVRIKSDPNDYLQNNPYQLVQVTGVKKEPGTDDFLLQVTNYVKDVSISALSDDDFSKEECEDLHQRIKNGSPKQPTIVEMEEKARSLHEDQTKHWLGRELALLQKRIARATEKGWRRELSEYLEKRELLQTPEEQSRLFREVPEVLGEELLPNLEASPEAHESDNEQRLSESPISSIQETPEVRNLFGREDQQCNGFLMSKSSTLPGITPYAMDLNGRLPTWTASSAGDEYLHRGVEQPANGITWEEETPTKEPEVSQLQSSTPAVSNHNNGSQAQPNPSEIIELSDGDEDENGDGETLDPTVEHVEVLSYDREKANWLYKDPQGDIQGPFSLKELKAWNDAEYFYKGFKVWMAGQSLDSAVILTDVLRQV, from the exons ATGGGAGATATAACTTGGGTCGAAGAAGGTAACAGCAACCTGACCAGTTCCAGGAAAAGGAAAGCGAGACCCAAACGGTTCGAGTTTGTAGGATGGGGTTCGAGACAGCTCATCGAGTTTCTCCAATCTATTGGCAAAGATACAACAACCAAGATCTCCAGGTTCGAGGTCAGCGAGACTATCTCGAGGTACATTGCCGAGAACGGTCTCGTAGATTCGTCGAGCAAGAAGAGAGCTACGTGCGACGATAGGCTCATGTCCCTTTTCGGGGTTAAGTCGATACTGAGGATCAAAGTGTATGATCTACTGGAAAAGCATTACGAGGAGAACCGGGACGATGCGGATTTTGATTATCTGTACGAGGATGAGGCGGCGCAGATCGTGAGCCGTTCGGAGAAGGTGGTTAGGATAAGGAAGGTTGTGAGGGAGAAACCTAGAGGTGGTGCTTTTGCTGCAATAGTGAGTGAGAATGTCAAGCTTGTCTACTTGAGGAAGAGTCTGGTTCAGGAGCTGGTTAAGTCTCGGGACGGTTTTGAGGGTAAGATGTTGGGAAGCTTTGTGAGGATCAAGTCTGACCCTAATGATTACCTTCAGAACAACCCTTATCAGCTTGTTCAGGTCACAG GCGTGAAGAAAGAACCTGGGACTGATGATTTTCTCCTTCAGGTTACAAATTATGTGAAAGACGTTTCTATCTCTGCGCTATCTGACGATGATTTCTCCAAG GAGGAATGTGAAGATTTGCATCAGAGAATAAAGAACGGTTCTCCTAAGCAGCCTACAATT GTGGAGATGGAAGAAAAGGCTCGAAGTTTACATGAAGATCAGACTAAACAC TGGCTTGGAAGAGAATTGGCATTGTTACAAAAGCGTATTGCCCGGGCCACTGAGAAGGGATGGCGAAGAGA GCTGTCTGAGTATCTGGAAAAGAGGGAGCTTCTTCAGACTCCAGAAGAACAGTCCCGGCTATTTCGTGAAGTTCCGGAAGTTCTTGGAGAGGAACTTTTACCAAACCTTGAAGCGTCCCCTGAGGCTCACGAAAGTGACAATGAACAACGGTTGAGCGAATCTCCAATATCAAGCATCCAAGAAACTCCAGAAGTCCGCAACCTCTTTGGTCGAGAAGATCAGCAGTGCAATGGTTTTCTCATGTCAAAATCCAGCACACTTCCGGGAATCACGCCTTATGCGATGGACCTAAACGGGAGGTTGCCAACATGGACTGCTTCTTCTGCAG GTGATGAATATCTTCATAGAGGTGTAGAGCAGCCAGCAAATGGCATCACTTGGGAAGAAGAAACGCCAACTAAAGAGCCTGAAGTTTCTCAGCTTCAGTCAAGCACACCAGCAGTATCGAATCATAACAACGGGTCTCAAGCTCAACCAAATCCGTCAGAGATAATAGAACTGAGCGATGGTGATGAAGATGAGAACGGTGATGGAGAGACTCTAGACCCTACAGTTGAACATGTTGAGGTTCTGTCTTATGATAGAGAGAAGGCAAACTGGTTGTACAAAGATCCTCAGGGTGATATACAGGGACCTTTCTCTCTCAAAGAACTCAAAGCTTGGAACGACGCAGAGTACTTCTACAAAGGCTTCAAGGTTTGGATGGCAGGACAGAGTTTGGACTCTGCGGTTATACTAACCGATGTTCTTCGTCAAGTTTAG
- the LOC108827884 gene encoding KRR1 small subunit processome component homolog, whose product MAETEEKLQHENENQNQEQKVKYKGKHNKPKPWDDDPNIDRWTVEKFDPAWNPTGMLEVSTFSTLFPQYREKYLQDSWPRIESALKQYGVACKLNLVEGSMTVSTTRKTRDPYIVVKARDLIKLLSRSVPAPQAIKILEDEVQCDIIKIGNLVRNKARFVKRRQRLLGPNSSTLKAMEILTDCYIIVQGSTVAAMGSFKGLKQVRRVVEECLRNEIHPVYQIKNLMMKRELAKDPSLATESWDRFLPTFRKNNVQQKKPKSKEKKTYTPFPPAQPQSKIDMQLESGEYFMNENKKSEKKWQEKQEKQTEKSAEKKRKRDESFRPPEEPTQNSNNSNKSEEGKKDLTELTQSLKSKTNAFKKQKKTQYQVNAEEYIAVA is encoded by the exons ATGGCGGAGACGGAGGAGAAGCTTCAGCACGAGAACGAGAACCAGAATCAAGAGcaaaaagtgaagtacaaaggAAAACACAACAAGCCGAAGCCATGGGACGATGACCCAAACATCGACCGGTGGACAGTAGAGAAGTTCGATCCGGCGTGGAACCCCACCGGTATGCTCGAAGTCAGCACATTCTCCACGCTGTTTCCTCAGTACAGAGAGAAGTATCTCCAGGATTCCTGGCCTAGAATCGAATCCGCTCTCAAACAATACGGCGTCGCATGCAAACTCAACCTG GTTGAAGGGTCTATGACGGTTTCGACGACGAGGAAGACTAGAGATCCTTATATAGTTGTTAAAGCTAGGGATTTGATTAAGCTTCTTTCGAGAAGTGTTCCTGCTCCTCAG GCAATCAAGATTCTGGAAGATGAAGTGCAATGCGATATCATCAAGATTGGAAACTTGGTTCGGAATAAG GCAAGATTTGTCAAAAGAAGGCAGCGGCTTCTGGGTCCTAATTCTTCTACCTTGAAG GCGATGGAAATATTAACCGACTGTTACATTATAGTTCag GGAAGTACTGTAGCCGCAATGGGTTCTTTTAAAGGTCTAAAACAAGTCCGAAGAGTTGTGGAAGAGTGCCTACGTAATGAAATTCATCCGGTATATCAGATAAAG AACCTAATGATGAAAAGGGAACTGGCAAAGGATCCATCGCTTGCAACTGAAAGCTGGGATAGATTTCTTCCTACTTTCAGGAA GAATAATGTTCAGCAAAAGAAGCCGAAAAGCAAGGAGAAGAAGACATATACACCGTTCCCTCCTGCTCAGCCGCAGAGCAAG ATTGATATGCAATTGGAGTCTGGGGAATACTTCATGAATGAGAACAAGAAGTCAGAGAAGAAGTGGCAGGAGAAGCAAGAGAAACAGACAGAGAAGAGTgcagagaagaaaagaaagagagatgaaTCATTCCGCCCACCTgag GAACCTACTCAGAACAGCAACAACTCAAACAAATCTGAGGAGGGCAAGAAAGATTTAACAGAGTTAACACAATCCTTAAAg AGCAAGACAAATGCTttcaagaagcagaagaagacgCAATATCAAGTGAATGCAGAGGAGTATATTGCTGTTGCGTGA
- the LOC108826080 gene encoding uncharacterized protein LOC108826080 isoform X3, with amino-acid sequence MYDSLCIAWGNKCSEGILKGIPITIWLKEDSVTLELFMIDSLNPWLVGRYFPAVGVTEKFSMNLHCPTCSFLTRPRKTLLQENRVDGVYTKSCKPMIKVQKISSLSRAEKLEDETGRRVLY; translated from the exons ATGTAT GATAGTTTGTGTATAGCATGGGGTAACAAATGTTCGGAGGGCATACTGAAAGGGATTCCAATTACAATATGGCTCAA AGAGGATTCGGTGACGTTGGAGCTATTTATGATCGACAGCTTGAATCCATGGCTAGTCGGTCGGTACTTTCCAGCAGTTGGGGTCACTGAGAAATTCTCAATGAACCTCCACTGTCCAACGTGCAGTTTCTTAACACGACCAAGGAAGACTCTTTTGCAG GAAAATCGGGTCGATGGAGTGTATACCAAGTCCTGTAAACCAATGATAAAGGTCCAAAAGATATCGTCTCTTTCACGTGCTGAAAAGCTAGAAGATGAAACTGGTAGAAGAGTGTTATATTGA
- the LOC130507938 gene encoding KRR1 small subunit processome component homolog — MAETEEKLQHENENQNQEQKVKYKGKHNKPKPWDDDPNIDRWTVEKFEPAWNPTGMLEVSTFSTLFPQYREKYLQDSWPRIESALKQYGVACKLNLVEGSMTVSTTRKTRDPYIVVKARDLIKLLSRSVPAPQAIKILEDEVQCDIIKIGNLVRNKARFVKRRQRLLGPNSSTLKAMEILTDCYILVQGSTVAAMGSFKGLKQVRRVVEECLRNEIHPVYQIKNLMMKRELAKDPSFATESWDRFLPTFRKNNVQQKKPKSKEKKTYTPFPPAQPQSKIDMQLESGEYFMNENKKSEKKWQEKQEKQTEKSAEKKRKRDESFRPPEEPTQNSNNSNKSEEGKKDLTELTQSLKSKTNAFKKQKKTQYQVNAEEYIAVA, encoded by the exons ATGGCGGAGACGGAGGAGAAGCTTCAGCACGAGAACGAGAACCAGAATCAAGAGcaaaaagtgaagtacaaaggAAAACACAACAAGCCTAAGCCATGGGACGATGACCCAAACATCGACCGATGGACAGTAGAGAAGTTCGAGCCGGCGTGGAACCCCACCGGTATGCTCGAAGTCAGCACATTCTCCACGCTGTTTCCTCAGTACAGAGAGAAGTATCTCCAGGATTCCTGGCCTAGAATCGAATCCGCTCTCAAACAATACGGCGTCGCATGCAAACTCAACCTG GTTGAAGGGTCTATGACGGTTTCGACGACGAGGAAGACTAGAGATCCTTATATAGTTGTTAAAGCTAGGGATTTGATTAAGCTTCTTTCGAGAAGTGTTCCTGCTCCTCAG GCAATCAAGATTCTGGAAGACGAAGTGCAATGCGATATCATCAAGATTGGAAACTTGGTTCGGAATAAG GCAAGATTTGTCAAAAGAAGGCAGCGGCTTCTGGGTCCTAATTCTTCTACCTTGAAG GCGATGGAAATATTAACCGACTGTTACATTCTAGTTCAG GGAAGTACTGTAGCCGCGATGGGTTCTTTTAAAGGTCTAAAACAAGTCCGAAGAGTTGTGGAAGAGTGCCTACGTAATGAAATTCATCCGGTATATCAGATAAAG AACCTAATGATGAAAAGGGAACTGGCAAAGGATCCATCGTTTGCAACTGAAAGCTGGGATAGGTTTCTTCCTACTTTCAGGAA GAATAATGTTCAGCAAAAGAAGCCGAAAAGCAAGGAGAAGAAGACATATACACCGTTCCCTCCTGCTCAGCCGCAGAGCAAG ATTGATATGCAATTGGAGTCTGGGGAATACTTCATGAATGAGAACAAGAAGTCAGAGAAGAAGTGGCAGGAGAAGCAAGAGAAACAGACAGAGAAGAGTgcagagaagaaaagaaagagagatgaaTCATTCCGCCCACCTGAG GAACCTACTCAGAACAGCAACAACTCAAACAAATCTGAGGAGGGCAAGAAAGATTTAACCGAGTTAACACAATCCTTAAAg AGCAAGACAAATGCTttcaagaagcagaagaagacgCAATATCAAGTGAATGCAGAGGAGTATATTGCTGTTGCGTGA
- the LOC130508655 gene encoding lipoyl synthase, chloroplastic-like has protein sequence MIHHCSITKPALSASISTHRQRRSTSFFDFRVRCGSGDASKRTNAVSLSSGKEDSSLKKNMMESGVRKSEPYPGGMPKMGPFTGRDPNVKKPAWLRQKAPQGERFQEVKESLTRLKLNTVCEEAQCPNIGECWNGGGDGIATATIMVLGDTCTRGCSL, from the exons ATGATTCATCACTGCTCCATCACGAAACCTGCTCTCTCAGCTTCGATCTCGACGCACAGGCAACGTCGTTCCACTAGCTTCTTCGATTTCAGAGTCCGATGCGGATCCGGGGATGCGTCGAAGCGGACCAATGCGGTGTCCTTGTCGTCGGGGAAAGAGGATTCGTCGTTGAAGAAGAATATGATGGAGTCTGGAGTGAGAAAGAGCGAGCCTTACCCGGGGGGAATGCCAAAGATGGGTCCTTTCACGGGGAGAGATCCGAATGTGAAGAAGCCTGCTTGGTTGAGACAGAAGGCGCCGCAGGGGGAGAGGTTTCAGGAGGTGAAGGAGTCGTTGACTCGTCTCAAGCTCAACACTGTTTGTGAGGAAGCTCAGTGTCCTAATATTGGAGAG TGTTGGAATGGAGGTGGTGATGGTATAGCTACTGCAACCATCATGGTTCTTGGTGATACTTGTACTCGTGGCTGTAG TCTTTGA
- the LOC130508654 gene encoding uncharacterized protein At5g08430-like, with protein sequence MGDITWVEEGNSNLTSSRKRKARPKRFEFVGWGSRQLIEFLQSIGKDTTTKISRFEVSETISRYIAENGLVDSSSKKRATCDDRLMSLFGVKSILRIKVYDLLEKHYEENRDDADFDYLYEDEAAQIVSRSEKVVRIRKVVREKPRGGGAFAAIVSENVKLVYLRKSLVQELVKSQDSFEGKMLGSFVRIKSDPNDYLQNNPYQLVQVAGVKKEPGTDDFLLQVTNYVKDVSISALSDDDFSKEECEDLHQRIKNGSPKQPTIVEMEEKARSLHEDQTKHDFKRS encoded by the exons ATGGGAGATATAACTTGGGTCGAAGAAGGTAACAGCAACCTGACCAGTTCCAGGAAAAGGAAAGCGAGACCCAAACGGTTCGAGTTTGTAGGATGGGGTTCGAGACAGCTCATCGAGTTTCTCCAATCTATTGGCAAAGATACAACAACCAAGATCTCCAGGTTCGAGGTCAGCGAGACTATCTCGAGGTACATTGCCGAGAACGGTCTCGTGGATTCGTCGAGCAAGAAGAGAGCTACGTGCGACGATAGGCTGATGTCCCTTTTCGGGGTTAAGTCGATACTGAGGATCAAAGTGTATGATCTACTGGAAAAGCATTACGAGGAGAACCGGGACGATGCGGATTTTGATTATCTGTACGAGGATGAGGCGGCGCAGATCGTGAGCCGTTCGGAGAAGGTGGTTAGGATAAGGAAGGTTGTGAGGGAGAAACCTAGAGGTGGTGGTGCTTTTGCTGCAATCGTGAGTGAGAATGTCAAGCTTGTCTACTTGAGGAAGAGTTTGGTTCAGGAGCTGGTTAAGTCTCAGGACAGTTTTGAAGGTAAGATGTTGGGAAGTTTTGTGAGGATCAAGTCTGACCCTAATGATTACCTTCAGAACAACCCTTATCAGCTTGTTCAGGTCGCAG GCGTGAAGAAAGAACCTGGGACTGATGATTTTCTCCTTCAGGTTACAAATTATGTGAAAGACGTTTCTATCTCTGCGCTATCTGACGATGATTTCTCCAAG GAGGAATGTGAAGATTTGCATCAGAGAATAAAGAACGGTTCTCCTAAGCAGCCTACAATT GTGGAGATGGAAGAAAAGGCTCGAAGTTTACATGAAGATCAGACTAAACACGACTTCAAAAGaagctaa